One segment of Macadamia integrifolia cultivar HAES 741 unplaced genomic scaffold, SCU_Mint_v3 scaffold808, whole genome shotgun sequence DNA contains the following:
- the LOC122070016 gene encoding tetratricopeptide repeat protein 33-like, producing MKITWNKKSGNKRPHPTISHYPNLPFDPEEGQTNVRNEADNGPQNHRTDRENLASEPINTELKLAESFQSEGNKLAEEGRFHEALGKWEAALTLMPGRAVLHEQKAQVLLEVGDAWSALKAATRATELEPSWAEAWITLGRAQLNFGEPDTAIESFDRALAIKPDSEEAKDDRKTASHLVKRRKQLHLSGLSSNSNRYTIENNDEKS from the exons atgaaaataacatggaacAAGAAAAGCGGCAACAAGCGTCCTCACCCAACCATATCTCACTATCCAAATCTGCCTTTCGATCCAGAAGAGGGTCAGACAAACGTAAGGAACGAAGCAGATAATGGCCCTCAGAATCATCGCACTGACCGAGAAAACCTAGCTTCTGAGCCCATCAACACTGAATTAAAGCTCGCTGAATCCTTTCAGTCCGAAGGAAATAAACTAGCTGAG GAGGGCAGATTCCATGAAGCACTTGGGAAGTGGGAGGCTGCCCTTACTCTGATGCCTGGAAGAGCAGTTTTACATGAACAAAAAGCTCAAGTTTTGCTCGAGGTTGGAGATGCTTGGAGTGCTTTAAAGGCAGCGACAC GGGCCACTGAATTGGAACCCTCATGGGCCGAG GCCTGGATAACACTGGGTAGAGCACAGTTAAATTTTGGAGAACCTGACACTGCTATCGAAAGCTTCGACAGGGCTTTAGCAATTAAG CCTGATTCTGAAGAGGCAAAAGATGACAGGAAGACAGCCTCACACCTTGTGAAGAGGCGAAAGCAGCTTCATTTGTCTGGGTTGAGTTCAAATTCTAATCGTTACACCATTGAAAACAATGATGAGAAATCATGA